A window from Saprospiraceae bacterium encodes these proteins:
- the uxuA gene encoding mannonate dehydratase, whose product MRWFGHHDTVSLPEIKQAGCEGVVSALHQFKPGEIWPYEAISKFKRYIESFGLSWEVVESLPVHDHIKLGYPDRDVLIDHYIESLKNLSRAGVYIVTYNFMPLLDWLRTDVAYKREDGTEILYYKKLDYQAFDIHILERENANKDYSAEELDRIADHYNSLTEEYKEKLKNNFLLALPGDTQNFTLEYIREKTKEYGKVSKEKMKENLLYFLNRICPVADQCNMKMAIHPDDPPFSVFGLPRIVSTADDCKFLLEGANYNSNGLCFCTGSFGARADNDLVNMIQAFGNKIHFLHLRNTKRLENGDFYEANHLEGDANFYQIVKAILDIIHQENRRIPMRPDHGAKMLDDLNKKCYPGYSAIGRLKGLAEIRGLEYGLIALTNK is encoded by the coding sequence ATGAGATGGTTTGGTCACCATGATACCGTCTCACTGCCAGAAATAAAACAAGCAGGTTGCGAAGGAGTAGTAAGTGCCCTGCATCAATTTAAACCCGGTGAAATTTGGCCATATGAAGCCATTTCTAAATTCAAAAGATATATCGAAAGTTTTGGATTGAGTTGGGAAGTCGTCGAAAGTTTGCCTGTCCATGATCATATCAAACTCGGATATCCTGATAGAGATGTATTGATAGACCATTATATTGAGTCATTAAAAAATCTAAGCCGAGCGGGAGTATATATCGTCACATACAACTTTATGCCGCTCTTGGATTGGTTAAGGACGGATGTAGCATACAAAAGAGAGGACGGTACTGAAATATTATATTATAAAAAACTGGATTATCAGGCTTTTGATATCCATATACTAGAACGAGAAAATGCGAATAAGGACTATAGTGCCGAAGAATTGGACAGGATTGCCGATCATTATAACTCGCTGACAGAAGAATATAAAGAAAAATTAAAAAACAATTTTCTACTTGCATTGCCGGGAGACACTCAAAATTTTACCCTAGAGTATATCCGTGAAAAAACAAAGGAATACGGCAAAGTAAGCAAAGAAAAAATGAAGGAAAATCTTCTATACTTTCTAAATCGGATTTGTCCCGTAGCGGATCAATGCAATATGAAAATGGCTATCCATCCCGACGACCCACCTTTTTCTGTTTTTGGATTGCCTAGGATCGTAAGTACCGCAGATGATTGTAAATTTTTATTGGAAGGAGCAAATTATAACAGTAATGGCCTGTGTTTTTGTACAGGGTCATTTGGTGCCAGAGCAGACAATGACCTGGTAAATATGATCCAAGCATTTGGAAATAAAATACATTTTCTCCACTTGAGAAACACAAAAAGGCTTGAAAATGGTGATTTTTATGAAGCAAATCATTTAGAAGGGGACGCTAACTTTTACCAAATTGTAAAGGCAATATTAGACATAATACATCAGGAAAATCGCAGAATTCCTATGCGGCCGGACCATGGTGCAAAAATGCTCGATGACTTGAATAAAAAATGCTACCCGGGATATTCAGCTATCGGTAGGCTCAAAGGACTTGCTGAAATCAGAGGATTGGAATATGGACTTATAGCTTTGACAAACAAATAA
- a CDS encoding Gfo/Idh/MocA family oxidoreductase has translation MIEIKKRRKFLKESGAVLAGFMIVPRFVLGGTKMDGTKYLAPSDKINLGLIGGGKQGRILSSSFLKTKEIRFAALSEVYQDKVKVTIDHIKGLYEKNPDYGTYEEIKIMNDYRQMLEDKSIDAVIIATPDHQHAVMTINAAKSGKDIFVEKPLANTVREGRAMVEAVRLNKRIAQTGSMQRSWKEFRQAANIIRNGYLGNIKSVKVNVGLPPKKFDLPGLEIPKGLDWKAWLGPNSYSPFHTELAPPITNDIYPAWRDYMEFCNGRFADWGAHMFDIVQWSLNMDHSGPTKIHYPDGKDFQNLTFEYTNGVTMAHEKWEWENAIHFIGDEGEMKLKRGQIECSNPLILTKDMSQSEKNVIESVNHYSDFLNSMRTRNNPIADVEIGHRTSTICSLGVIAYNLKKSLVWDPTKETIVNNKKAKKMLTRKLNKEYGVKI, from the coding sequence ATGATAGAAATTAAAAAAAGGCGAAAGTTTCTCAAAGAAAGTGGAGCAGTTTTGGCAGGCTTTATGATTGTACCGAGATTCGTACTAGGTGGAACCAAAATGGATGGTACGAAATATCTTGCACCGAGTGATAAAATAAATCTTGGTCTGATAGGTGGAGGAAAGCAAGGTAGAATTTTGTCTAGTTCTTTTTTAAAGACAAAAGAAATAAGATTTGCTGCACTCAGTGAAGTATATCAGGACAAAGTAAAGGTTACAATAGACCATATAAAAGGTTTGTATGAAAAAAATCCCGATTATGGTACATACGAAGAGATTAAAATCATGAATGATTATCGTCAAATGCTGGAAGATAAAAGCATAGATGCCGTAATCATAGCAACTCCGGATCACCAACATGCAGTAATGACTATCAATGCGGCTAAGTCGGGTAAAGATATTTTTGTAGAGAAACCACTTGCTAATACCGTCAGAGAAGGAAGAGCAATGGTAGAGGCAGTAAGACTTAATAAGAGAATTGCTCAGACAGGTAGTATGCAACGATCATGGAAAGAATTCAGGCAAGCTGCGAACATAATTAGAAATGGATATTTAGGCAATATCAAATCCGTAAAAGTTAATGTAGGCTTACCACCAAAAAAGTTTGATTTACCTGGATTAGAAATTCCAAAAGGTTTGGATTGGAAAGCTTGGTTAGGGCCAAATAGTTATTCTCCTTTTCATACGGAACTGGCACCTCCTATCACCAATGATATTTATCCTGCATGGCGTGATTATATGGAGTTTTGTAATGGCAGGTTTGCTGACTGGGGCGCTCACATGTTTGATATAGTGCAATGGTCACTAAATATGGATCATTCCGGGCCGACAAAAATCCATTACCCTGATGGTAAAGACTTTCAAAATTTGACTTTCGAATATACAAATGGAGTAACCATGGCTCATGAAAAATGGGAGTGGGAAAATGCCATTCATTTTATCGGTGATGAAGGCGAAATGAAGTTAAAAAGAGGCCAGATAGAATGCTCTAATCCTCTCATATTAACCAAAGATATGTCTCAAAGTGAAAAAAATGTAATTGAAAGTGTCAATCATTATTCTGATTTTCTTAATAGCATGCGTACCCGTAATAATCCAATTGCAGACGTAGAAATAGGACATAGAACATCTACAATTTGCAGCCTGGGCGTTATTGCTTATAATCTAAAAAAATCATTAGTTTGGGATCCGACAAAAGAAACAATAGTAAACAACAAAAAAGCAAAGAAGATGCTGACCAGGAAATTAAATAAAGAATACGGAGTAAAAATTTAA
- a CDS encoding FecR family protein, translated as MSNSRELTSIHRYLSGEMGEIEAAEFNIWVKADDRNHKIFSQVSAIWTASSSLPLKKFDTKEALIRHKSLLDNEIEVLNGVKDLPSSIELKNQSKIYSLSPLLAIAASFILLLAAWFIIVNSNGKIYDSEQSSIAALEDGSKVWMKEGSKIEFKEKSNSRLIELQGKAYFEVAKDDQKPLTVIADGLEVRVVGTIFTVDSKEKAVYVKEGIVEVYYNDEQQRLIADQMVHVQQGALSDVKNLNFYNSGLWLNESLSFTKTPFDAVIKDVSDFFAVKFEIPQGRDWSNCTFTSGSLKNSTLDEVITTLKLTYELDCVKIEDKRFKISKVKCR; from the coding sequence ATGAGTAATAGTCGTGAATTAACTTCTATACATCGGTACTTATCTGGTGAAATGGGCGAAATAGAAGCAGCTGAATTTAACATCTGGGTCAAAGCTGACGACAGAAATCATAAGATTTTCTCTCAAGTTTCGGCTATTTGGACAGCATCGTCTTCTTTACCTTTAAAAAAATTTGATACAAAAGAAGCATTAATTAGACATAAGTCCTTATTAGATAATGAAATAGAAGTATTAAATGGCGTTAAAGATCTTCCATCATCCATTGAATTAAAAAACCAATCAAAAATATATTCACTTTCCCCCTTACTTGCCATTGCGGCATCTTTTATCTTATTACTAGCTGCATGGTTTATAATTGTTAATAGTAACGGAAAGATTTACGATTCTGAACAATCATCGATCGCCGCACTTGAAGATGGATCGAAAGTATGGATGAAAGAAGGGTCAAAAATTGAGTTCAAAGAAAAATCTAACAGCAGACTTATAGAATTACAAGGGAAAGCTTATTTTGAAGTAGCCAAAGACGATCAAAAACCACTTACAGTCATTGCAGATGGTTTGGAAGTACGAGTAGTAGGTACTATTTTTACCGTCGACTCAAAGGAAAAAGCCGTTTACGTAAAAGAAGGCATCGTTGAAGTATATTATAATGATGAGCAACAAAGGCTGATTGCCGATCAAATGGTACATGTTCAGCAAGGTGCACTTTCCGATGTTAAAAACTTGAATTTTTATAATTCGGGATTATGGTTAAATGAGAGTTTGTCATTTACCAAGACCCCTTTTGATGCAGTAATAAAAGATGTGTCAGATTTTTTTGCAGTAAAGTTTGAAATACCTCAAGGCAGAGATTGGAGCAACTGTACCTTTACATCAGGATCTCTTAAAAACAGTACTTTGGATGAAGTCATCACTACACTCAAACTCACCTATGAGTTGGATTGTGTAAAAATTGAAGATAAGCGCTTCAAGATTTCGAAGGTGAAGTGTAGGTAA
- a CDS encoding Gfo/Idh/MocA family oxidoreductase has product MKRRTFIDKAVKATAMGIVLPTIVPSYVFGKNAPSNKINIGQIGCGRIARDHDLAETLKHDVARIVAACDVDRDRMEDGKRLIDGFYAKKTGNDKYMDTKMYDDYREMLLNKDIDAVLISTPDHWHSQPAMEAALAGKHIYLQKPTSLTLTEGRQLANIVKKTGVVFQMGTQQRSSAQFRIAAELVRNGRIGKIHTVKIGLPGDPSGPKAEPMPVPKGLNYDMWVGSVPMTPYTEIGVHPQKGYDRPGWLRLEQYGSGMITGWGQHHFDSAAWGMDTELTGPTSVEAVAQFPKSGLWNVHGDFMVKAEYANGISMYTSGGFTNGIRYEGTEGWIFVSRGNYVASASDPVSIANSAKALDASDPKILSSVIQDNEIKLQVSEEHHLNWLEGIVNKTPVISPVEKAHRACSVCLISHIAMKIPGKLIWDPKREKFMNSEKANKMLSRSQRAPYGTDKIFAKNM; this is encoded by the coding sequence ATGAAGAGGAGAACATTTATAGATAAAGCAGTAAAGGCCACTGCCATGGGTATCGTTTTACCTACGATCGTCCCATCTTATGTTTTTGGGAAAAACGCTCCTAGCAATAAGATAAACATTGGTCAGATAGGTTGTGGACGTATAGCTCGTGATCACGATCTGGCTGAGACACTAAAACATGATGTTGCCAGGATAGTAGCGGCATGTGATGTAGATCGCGATAGAATGGAAGATGGTAAAAGACTTATAGATGGTTTTTATGCTAAAAAGACAGGCAACGATAAATACATGGATACAAAAATGTATGATGACTATCGGGAGATGTTACTCAACAAAGATATCGATGCAGTATTGATAAGCACACCTGATCACTGGCATTCACAACCAGCCATGGAAGCAGCCTTAGCCGGTAAGCACATTTATTTACAAAAACCTACATCGTTGACCTTGACAGAAGGGAGACAACTTGCAAATATTGTAAAAAAGACTGGCGTAGTCTTCCAAATGGGCACACAACAGCGGTCGTCTGCCCAATTTAGAATTGCTGCAGAATTGGTCCGCAACGGTCGAATAGGAAAAATACACACGGTAAAAATAGGGCTACCAGGTGATCCATCAGGTCCAAAAGCAGAACCAATGCCAGTGCCTAAAGGGTTAAACTATGATATGTGGGTAGGGTCAGTACCCATGACACCATACACTGAAATAGGTGTACATCCGCAAAAAGGATATGATAGACCTGGTTGGTTGCGACTCGAACAATATGGCTCCGGTATGATCACTGGCTGGGGTCAGCATCATTTTGACTCTGCTGCCTGGGGTATGGATACCGAACTTACCGGACCCACTTCTGTAGAAGCGGTAGCTCAATTTCCGAAGTCAGGACTCTGGAATGTGCATGGGGATTTTATGGTAAAGGCTGAATACGCTAATGGTATATCGATGTACACAAGTGGAGGGTTTACAAATGGTATCAGGTACGAAGGTACAGAAGGTTGGATATTTGTATCACGCGGCAACTATGTAGCTTCTGCTTCTGATCCTGTCTCAATAGCAAATAGTGCTAAAGCTCTTGATGCCAGTGACCCAAAAATTCTGTCTTCTGTCATCCAGGACAATGAAATAAAATTGCAAGTCAGTGAAGAGCATCATTTGAATTGGTTGGAAGGGATAGTGAATAAAACACCGGTAATTTCACCTGTCGAAAAAGCCCATCGCGCTTGTTCTGTTTGTCTCATAAGCCATATTGCTATGAAAATTCCCGGCAAACTGATTTGGGATCCTAAACGAGAAAAATTTATGAATAGTGAAAAAGCAAATAAAATGCTAAGCAGAAGTCAGAGAGCGCCTTATGGTACGGATAAGATTTTTGCTAAAAATATGTAA
- a CDS encoding family 78 glycoside hydrolase catalytic domain — MKNTIIFSAFLFVSLCTNIQAQPLHLRCEFTKNPIGIDVTSLRFNWEADVNEKPGLQSGYRVMVATLPALLTKGKPDIYDSGITTSESQGVTLSIPKLVSYTRYYWVVTVFGRNDHKGMVSKVEWFETAKLQGKSGWQAQWITDGHDKEFRPAPLFRKTFKLKSKPISARMYIAGLGYSSIFLNGSKVGVGTLNPGYTDYSKRVLYLTYDVTKQLSQGYNVIATELGNGWFNNQTPTVWNYNLAPWRARPQMICELHVKYSDGTQEIISSDKTWKTSTGALLYDNLYVGSTYDARLEQLGWHSKNFDDTKWKSVTLTKSPAPIIQSQMMPEIGVSRIFKPVQMRKINPNTYVYTMGENIAGVVKLKVKGKAGTKITIRYGEWLDSIGRLDQSNINMHLRGVFPNEKVIQRDEFILKGKGMEVYIPPYTYHGFQYVEVTSEVPINLNTNSIECVVLHSLVDSIGSFSCSNGLLNKIYDNCKRSYLANLFGIPTDCPHREKNGWMADGFMVQEAGMLNYNSRNIYSKWVNDMVDAQEPNGNVPGVVPTSWNWDSNWAGPIWDAAIFIVPDLLYTYYGDTKPYAAIYETCKKYLVFLDSCRDSKGLLTKGLGDWLYYKSITPVDFMTSCYYYDDCIKMAKMCTLLNKGDADYYLTKADKMKKNINDIFFNVDSISYANKTQLSFALPLYMGIVPKEYEKRLAEKLAKTIRDNDYSLDFGFIGSAVIPQVLSDYGYNDVMYQLITKTTLPSYGYWIEKWKATSLFEAWDITKNIGDASLNHPSMGSVSAWMIKSLAGINIANNAVAFEKIVIKPSFIDDLSFVKASHKSVNGLIASEWQRKGAVIELKVIIPANSKALIVLPYKEIEVNGGKHTFKIKI; from the coding sequence ATGAAAAATACAATAATCTTCTCAGCTTTTTTATTTGTTTCCTTGTGTACAAATATACAAGCTCAGCCTCTTCATCTCCGTTGTGAATTTACTAAAAATCCAATCGGTATAGATGTTACTTCCCTTCGCTTTAATTGGGAGGCTGATGTAAATGAAAAACCTGGTTTACAATCAGGATATAGAGTAATGGTGGCAACGCTTCCCGCACTATTGACAAAAGGAAAGCCGGATATATATGACTCGGGTATCACTACTTCAGAGAGTCAAGGAGTCACACTAAGCATTCCCAAATTGGTTTCGTACACCCGGTATTATTGGGTTGTTACGGTCTTTGGCAGAAATGACCACAAAGGCATGGTTTCTAAGGTGGAGTGGTTTGAAACTGCCAAATTACAGGGAAAATCAGGTTGGCAAGCGCAATGGATTACCGACGGACACGATAAAGAATTCAGACCAGCTCCTTTGTTTCGTAAAACTTTTAAGCTAAAATCTAAACCCATCTCCGCGCGGATGTACATTGCCGGTTTGGGTTATTCTTCCATTTTTTTGAATGGCTCTAAAGTGGGAGTTGGAACACTAAATCCGGGATACACGGACTATTCCAAAAGGGTGTTGTATTTAACTTATGATGTGACCAAACAACTAAGTCAAGGGTACAATGTAATAGCAACTGAATTGGGAAACGGATGGTTTAATAATCAAACCCCTACCGTTTGGAACTACAATTTAGCTCCCTGGCGAGCAAGACCACAAATGATATGTGAGCTGCATGTTAAGTATAGTGACGGAACACAAGAAATTATTTCGAGTGATAAAACATGGAAGACTTCAACAGGGGCTTTGCTGTATGACAATCTATATGTAGGGTCCACGTATGATGCCAGACTGGAACAACTTGGGTGGCATAGTAAGAATTTTGACGATACAAAGTGGAAAAGTGTTACCCTAACCAAATCTCCCGCACCCATTATTCAATCTCAAATGATGCCTGAAATAGGTGTTTCCAGAATATTTAAGCCGGTTCAAATGAGAAAGATAAACCCAAACACCTATGTCTATACGATGGGTGAAAACATAGCCGGTGTAGTTAAGCTAAAAGTAAAGGGAAAGGCAGGAACCAAAATAACCATCCGATACGGTGAGTGGCTTGATAGCATCGGAAGGTTGGATCAGTCCAATATTAATATGCATTTGCGTGGCGTGTTTCCAAATGAAAAAGTAATTCAGCGCGATGAATTCATTTTAAAAGGGAAGGGCATGGAAGTATATATACCACCTTATACCTACCATGGCTTTCAATATGTAGAAGTTACCTCAGAAGTACCTATCAACCTGAATACCAATAGTATAGAATGTGTGGTGCTTCATTCACTGGTAGATTCCATTGGAAGTTTTTCTTGCTCTAATGGGTTGTTGAATAAAATATATGACAATTGTAAGAGGTCATATCTCGCCAATTTATTTGGTATCCCGACTGACTGTCCTCATCGCGAAAAAAACGGGTGGATGGCAGATGGTTTTATGGTGCAGGAAGCAGGAATGCTAAATTATAATAGCAGGAATATTTACAGCAAGTGGGTGAATGATATGGTAGATGCACAAGAACCAAATGGAAATGTCCCCGGAGTGGTACCCACGTCTTGGAATTGGGACTCAAATTGGGCTGGACCTATATGGGATGCTGCCATATTTATTGTTCCTGATTTATTGTATACGTATTATGGTGATACAAAACCCTATGCTGCTATTTATGAAACCTGCAAAAAATATTTGGTATTTCTTGATAGTTGTAGGGATAGCAAAGGCTTGCTGACCAAAGGTTTGGGAGATTGGTTGTACTATAAATCAATAACTCCGGTTGATTTTATGACATCTTGCTACTATTATGATGATTGTATAAAAATGGCTAAAATGTGTACCTTACTCAACAAAGGTGATGCTGATTATTATCTGACTAAAGCGGATAAGATGAAGAAGAATATAAATGACATTTTTTTTAACGTTGATAGTATTTCATATGCTAATAAGACCCAACTTTCTTTTGCACTCCCACTATATATGGGTATAGTTCCTAAAGAATATGAAAAAAGACTTGCGGAAAAATTGGCAAAAACCATTCGCGATAATGATTATAGTTTAGACTTCGGTTTTATTGGAAGTGCAGTCATTCCGCAAGTCCTGTCAGATTATGGCTATAATGATGTCATGTATCAACTCATCACAAAAACCACCTTACCATCATATGGTTATTGGATCGAAAAATGGAAAGCTACATCTTTGTTTGAGGCATGGGATATCACCAAAAATATTGGTGATGCATCATTGAATCATCCATCGATGGGAAGCGTTAGTGCCTGGATGATAAAATCGCTTGCAGGCATTAATATTGCAAATAATGCCGTTGCTTTCGAAAAAATTGTCATTAAACCTTCATTTATTGATGATCTGTCATTTGTGAAAGCTTCTCATAAGTCGGTCAACGGTTTGATTGCTTCTGAATGGCAGCGAAAAGGGGCTGTCATTGAGCTAAAAGTAATTATTCCTGCCAACAGCAAAGCTTTGATTGTATTACCTTATAAGGAAATTGAAGTTAACGGGGGAAAGCATACTTTTAAAATAAAAATATAG
- a CDS encoding Gfo/Idh/MocA family oxidoreductase codes for MGSKQFDRRSFLKDTAKAATGMTLMTTFPKNLPFSQVEVKPKINFSVINMNHAHIYGMVDAVTRGGGQLVSFYAKEPELIDAFAKKYPYAKLAKDKREILEDTSIQLVLSSGIPVERAPLGIEVMQHGKDYLSDKPGAISLKQLKEIRAVQKETQRIYSIMYSERHENQATVKAGSLIKDGAIGKVIQTIGLGPHRMNVKSRPYWFFDKKYFGGIITDIGSHQMDQFLYFTGSTKAEIVASQVGNLNNLSYPEFEDFGDAMIKGDQGTGYVRVDWFTPDGLNTWGDGRLTILGTDGYIELRKYVDIAGQKGGNHLYLVNQKETRYIDCNKEPLPFGELFVNDIINRTETAMNQHHCFLATELALVAQKKAKRVNSSNVLSR; via the coding sequence ATGGGAAGTAAACAATTTGACAGACGCAGTTTTTTGAAAGACACCGCCAAAGCTGCGACGGGAATGACCCTGATGACGACTTTTCCGAAAAATCTACCTTTTTCACAAGTGGAAGTTAAACCTAAAATAAATTTCTCTGTCATCAACATGAATCATGCCCATATCTATGGTATGGTAGATGCCGTGACTCGAGGTGGTGGTCAATTGGTTTCTTTTTATGCCAAGGAACCAGAGTTAATCGACGCTTTTGCCAAAAAATATCCTTATGCAAAATTGGCAAAAGACAAAAGAGAAATACTTGAAGATACGTCTATTCAGCTTGTTTTAAGTTCTGGTATCCCGGTCGAGCGTGCACCTTTGGGGATAGAAGTGATGCAGCACGGCAAAGACTACCTTTCGGATAAACCTGGCGCTATCAGCTTAAAACAATTGAAAGAGATACGAGCTGTTCAGAAAGAAACACAACGCATCTATTCGATCATGTACAGCGAACGACATGAAAATCAGGCGACTGTAAAAGCAGGAAGTTTAATAAAAGACGGAGCTATTGGTAAAGTTATTCAGACTATCGGCCTGGGACCACACCGCATGAATGTAAAATCGAGGCCTTACTGGTTTTTTGACAAGAAATATTTTGGTGGGATCATCACAGACATAGGTTCACATCAGATGGATCAATTTCTTTATTTTACAGGGTCTACAAAAGCCGAAATCGTAGCATCACAAGTAGGTAATCTAAACAATCTATCATATCCTGAATTTGAAGATTTTGGAGATGCTATGATCAAAGGCGATCAGGGAACTGGATATGTGCGAGTGGATTGGTTTACTCCGGATGGACTCAATACCTGGGGAGATGGTCGGTTGACAATTTTGGGCACCGATGGCTACATAGAATTGCGTAAATACGTAGATATTGCTGGCCAAAAAGGTGGAAACCACCTATACTTAGTCAATCAAAAAGAAACCCGATATATTGATTGCAATAAGGAACCATTGCCTTTTGGTGAATTATTCGTTAATGATATTATAAACCGCACCGAAACGGCTATGAATCAGCATCATTGCTTTTTAGCTACTGAACTGGCTTTGGTAGCCCAGAAAAAAGCGAAAAGAGTCAATAGTTCTAATGTTTTGTCACGATAA
- a CDS encoding PmoA family protein, protein MKDSVHHNQNYLSCSIFLIIILIPAVNMIAQNKITATKYQSKIDVNINNNLFTSYIFSNEEKYPFFFPVNGPSNGSVTSMRNSNYPHHSSLFFGCDRVNGGNYWQEGLDRGQIISLRADILSSDSTKVIIENECIWRRPNANAPIKDLRKITITAPSKDHYQIDFEITMEMLMDVSILKTNHSLFSGRMDPDLAVTNGGTMINAEGEKNEKGTFGKKSPWIDFYGKRGNKTEGMAIIQHPSNAWYPAPWFTRDYGFFSPTPMYWPENDQETIIKKGETKKLKYRVIVHSGDVMQAKIAEHFEIYKNSK, encoded by the coding sequence ATGAAAGACTCAGTACACCACAACCAAAATTACTTATCCTGTTCAATATTTTTGATAATTATATTGATTCCCGCAGTCAATATGATTGCACAGAACAAAATAACAGCTACAAAATATCAATCCAAAATTGATGTCAATATCAATAATAATCTATTCACAAGTTATATTTTCTCCAATGAGGAAAAATATCCATTTTTTTTTCCTGTAAATGGCCCGTCCAATGGGAGTGTCACATCAATGAGAAATAGTAACTACCCACATCATAGTTCTTTGTTTTTTGGATGTGATAGAGTCAATGGTGGCAATTATTGGCAAGAAGGTTTGGATAGAGGGCAAATTATATCTTTGAGAGCAGATATCTTATCTTCAGACAGTACAAAAGTAATTATAGAAAATGAATGTATTTGGAGACGACCAAACGCCAATGCTCCTATAAAAGATCTTCGAAAAATTACTATAACAGCTCCTTCCAAAGATCATTATCAGATAGATTTTGAGATTACGATGGAAATGTTAATGGATGTCTCTATCTTAAAAACGAATCATTCTCTCTTTAGTGGTCGGATGGACCCTGATCTTGCAGTGACCAATGGTGGTACTATGATCAATGCCGAAGGTGAAAAAAATGAAAAAGGTACCTTTGGTAAGAAATCACCCTGGATAGATTTTTATGGCAAACGCGGTAATAAAACAGAAGGAATGGCCATCATACAACATCCTTCCAATGCGTGGTACCCTGCTCCGTGGTTTACACGTGATTATGGATTTTTTTCACCGACACCTATGTATTGGCCTGAAAACGATCAAGAAACGATAATAAAAAAAGGAGAAACCAAAAAGCTTAAATATCGTGTCATCGTACATTCCGGTGATGTGATGCAAGCAAAAATAGCAGAACATTTTGAAATTTATAAAAATAGTAAATGA
- a CDS encoding RNA polymerase sigma-70 factor produces MKSLSTEDYSSLMWSSPDKALEYIYDNYYEKLCNLVYRITKDSVVSEDIVQDVFFEIWRKRDEIFINSSLEAYLRRSCRNKTLNYIRSNNLHWEDESELNEQIDTGFTAEEYLAADELQHRINKVIGNLPEKCRLVFALSRFEEMSYSDISKELNISVKTVENHISKALKVLRENIYNKNEI; encoded by the coding sequence TTGAAATCTTTAAGTACTGAAGATTATTCATCGTTAATGTGGTCCAGTCCCGATAAAGCATTGGAATACATCTATGACAATTATTATGAAAAGTTATGTAATCTTGTTTATAGAATTACTAAAGATAGTGTTGTATCGGAAGATATTGTTCAGGATGTTTTTTTTGAAATTTGGCGTAAAAGAGATGAAATATTCATTAACTCATCACTGGAAGCTTATCTCAGGAGATCTTGCAGAAATAAAACACTAAATTATATCAGAAGTAATAATTTGCATTGGGAGGATGAAAGTGAGCTTAATGAGCAAATAGATACAGGATTTACTGCAGAAGAATACCTCGCCGCTGATGAATTACAACACAGAATAAACAAAGTAATTGGTAATCTGCCTGAAAAATGCCGTTTGGTGTTTGCCTTAAGCAGATTTGAAGAGATGAGTTATTCAGATATTTCCAAAGAGTTGAATATTTCTGTAAAAACTGTAGAAAATCACATTTCCAAAGCTCTAAAGGTATTAAGGGAAAATATTTATAACAAAAATGAAATCTAA